The DNA region GTGATGCTCATTCAAACTTAGCGCCAGTGGTCTGCGCATGACCAATTaataaccaggatgccacgcactgaccaataagatcactccctcgttgctaggggtaGAGTCTATCAGTGacactaaatccaaatcttctgACATGCTTTTGTTCCGTTGacagttggaaaatcatggcccagaaaaacgcttaAATCTTGCCCTTCcattgatcatttagctttgaaattttggcagatgatagacgaaacattagactacaacattatgccaaaaacaaaTTCGATGGTTTTCAacaattttgatgatctgacttcaaaccttattttctcggctcagccgtcagcgacttttgGATCCCTTTGTCGTGGCGAGTCACATATGGTCTGACAGGGATCTGTTcaatgcaattgaaatttctcGAGAACTACCAATTAGCTtgtgtaaataataataataataataataaatagataTTGTATTGTCTCTTATCATAGCCAAAGAGGGAGACAGATCTGTGGAAAATTTTGGTCATAATTTCATCCACGTTCTGGGGAATTTTTATACATCCATGGTTGTTTTGTACAGTATTGTACAAAGAGCAGTGTAATTTATTCATTCAGTGGTGTATTTACCTGGTATTTTGAAAGGCATGTATCCACACTTTGGATTAGACTCAGATCTGGGAACATACATGCTTATGAAATACTCTGTGATTTTTGTAAACCGCACAGAGGCAATATCAGCTCTGCAGCAGGCCATCGAGATATACACAGACAAGGGGAAATTCACCATGGCTGCAAAGCACTACATCAGCATAGCGGAGATCTTTGAGAACGACCTGGTGGAGCTAGACAAGGCCATAGAGAACTATGAGAAAGCTGCAGACTTCTACAAAGGGGAAGACTCAAATAGGTGGGTGTGTCCATGACACtgcagggccccatttcataaaagatgttaggatggaaactcttgctggaatgtcaacttccaatagcaacagccaatcaggaagctggttCTTTGGGTTgctatgacaattgccattccagcaagagttgctatcatatcaactttttaatgaaatggggcccagaacaGTTTCATCACTTAAAAAAATAAGttaataaataaaaagattataTGATGTATACTTCACATTATACTCCTCATATGCTGTGCATATTTGGCTATATGTGTCCGTGCATCCCAGATCTTGTATGCATATATCTGGAGAGTCCCTTTTGGTGAATTTTATGAACACTTACTGATGGTGTTCCACATAAATGTGCTGATTATAAAATTATGGTCAATATCCTTCAGGATCAGAGGTCTCTGACCTTGGTGTAAAATGTCATTTTCCAGCCATAACTCCAGCTAGGGAAGTTCAGTTAAAATTGTATTTGGTAAGATGTGTAGAAAAAGTTGGATGTAGATGTTTGAGCTTGGTGCTTCATGCAGATAGTGCAAAATAGATGAATACAAACAAAAGATAAGTCTACCTTGCCGAATCCTACTAAGAAGATAGACAATCCATGGAAGACTaagaagaaatcaaattacTAGTATATGGACTCAAAGTTCATGTAAACTTATGTGCTGTACTAGTGCACCATGAATGCATCCCACACGGGATCACTATTTGCAACTGTATCTTTATAATCTGTGGGTAATAAATTACAGTCAATTTGTTTCTCAAATGAGGGGCTTGTAAAGTTCCTAAGGACCTGTGCTACTaaagacaaaggaaaaaaaaaagagaaaaaagcctTCACCTGAACAACATCCTAGACTGGGTCCACATAGAATTCAGTTGTAACCTGATATGTGAATTGCTCTCTATCGCCCATTTGCTGCCCACAGTTCAGCTAACAAGTGTCTGCTGAAGGTGGCCATGTATTCTGCACAGCAGATGAACTACTCCAAGGCCTGCCAGATATATGAGGAAGTTGCTTCATCAGCATTGGAGAATTCCCTTCTGAAGTACAGCGCCAAGGATCATTTCTTCAAGGTCAGTGGGACTTCAACGAAAATGAGGCCAAAATGGGGGGACCATTGCCAGTCATATATGATTACGAAAGCTTTTACAAGCAAAACAATTTTTTTGACGTATTTAGTCTCGATTTGATGTTCTTTATTATCCTTTGTGTGTGAAAGTAAATCAGGACCATGATTCCAAACAACCTTTTAACTATCACGTTCAGCAAATCATAGTCTTGATGTGCTTTCCAGTAACGTTTTGTTCAACCCTTGATGCACGTTTCTCACCTAAATGGCTTGACTTCTGACAAATCCACTTTCCTTGAGAATACACCTGTATGGAGCTGTCCCTCAGATTAAACATAAATGAGGTCCTGTGTGTAAGAGAATCATGCACCCTGTacaggtgtaaaaaaaaaagatcccacttcattcactcatcacaaagagcaggtTGCATAACCTCaatggaaaatgaaagcaagctaacaaacaaacagcttGCATTCATGTACTTGTTTGAATGCATGTACGAGTATTAAGAAACTTGTAAAAGCAATCAGAACTATTATAAAAAGAGAAGAGTCTTGGGAATTTTTTCAAACACTAGTATTGATGCTGATTTATTCACACTAGATTTTGCTTTAGGTGcactcagtgaaaaaaaaaaaacaaacaacaaaaaacaggagACGTGGTTCTCTATGAGTTTGATTGGAAGGTGCATCTTTATATGGAAAATGTTGATAAATCAGTCAGGTTGGAGGAAGCATTGTTTTCTCTGTGCTTTGATCACAATGCAGGCGGCCCTATGTCACTTGTGCATAGATCTGCAGGACACCCAGATAACCCTCCAGAAGTACGAGGAGTCCTTCCCAGCGTTTGCAGACAGTAGAGAGTACAAACTTTTACAGGTATGGTACATGCTGTTTCGTTttatggtttgtgtgtgtgtgtgcatgtggagGGGTGGGGGGTATGGGCAGAACTTTTGCTTTGTTGATCTTGTGCGCAGTTGCCAAAAATTTTGCAAGGATCAGTTTTCATAGCACAAGACATCTCCgaggaatactgtaaaaccagaaatttttgcgtgCATGTAACTTGTGCTAATTTGGCGAGGAGCAAAGATTcacgaaagtaaaatgcacgcaaaaggtTTTGTCTACCcagtgcattgaatgccactGGCAATTTGttaaagtttcatgccacaaaagaggctgttggctccaatttgcaaaagtgtCATGCTACGACGGTTTTACAATACTTttgacttttttctttattcgtGGGTGTACAAGTAGTGGAAATACTTCCACACCAAGCATTTAGTTTGACTGGACCAGTAACACTGCTTTCATGGTAGTTGGGGGTGTAATGTGATGCGAGTGCAGGTGCACACATATGtgggtgtctgtgtgtgtgaaagtgCCCATACGTGTTTTGGGgtcacgtgtgtgtgtgttggtgtgtaaGTGCATCACATGTGtggatgtgaatgtgtgtgtatattgtgtgtgtgtaggagggGATGTCCCATGCTTGATGGGGAGGAATAAACGAGAAGAATGACTCACTTCTCAAGGCCACATGGAGGATACATGGGACTGGGTACAGACTTGTCAGACATGGGCACTATCAGGTGTTGCAGACTGTATGCCTTGCCCCTGCTGCCTGCTCTTTAAAGGAGAAGTTAGCACCCAGCTAGAAAGTCATGCTTAAaggatggtgaacgagacattaaaatcaagaaaatcatacaaaagaaggtgtcaaagcagagggaaatgtctgttaaaacagattttttatgtgactttttaaaatatattcgtaccactgaaaaatcgcgagttaaaactgactgattttaCTTCACCAATTTTCGCTCCAGAACGGCCGTCTTTTTCGGGGctctaaaatatgacgtcatgacatggacgaaCGTACCCTTTACGATCGAGTGTGCAGCGCTAGCTAGCTCTACATCGAgtccgccattcataaagcacgtagttctttgtgagcggatgcaatacaatactgtaccttgcctgtctttagtcgcatctGCTTTATCGGCAGAAACAGCAGGGTAAAATGTAccgttatttaaaaaaagaagaagagatgaatgaatgaataaatagataaatagataaataaataaataaataatagccataataatactaataatatagtCTGAAGCAACGTCAGTAGCGAACCGCCGAGTCCCCGCCGGAAAGCTAGCTTGGTGTGTATGGTAGCCccactacatatcgaccacattcttttaaaccgaccgcgtataattcgcgcactgaacacttagtacgcacttcgtctgcgcgcaaagcacataaaaatggatcggctttgaatgtagatgaggatggtgtgggaaaacgcaataattcactgttcattaatggttttaatcaaggacaaaatttcgaatgaatattttcaccgaatcgtaatgacagcacaatgtaatgtctatggaagttcctaaaaagcttcgttgacgttttctacaacacggtgttcaatacaactcggtttgcgtgcattgtcaatgcaaaaaacagcggtcgatcctgataacgcgatttaccgcggggagctgaaacgaggccacgctagTTCGTCGGCgacatttttgcactgaaacttcgaatcgaaaagggaacaacggcatttgatagagctggattttctcaatcacgtaggtcaagttttttacgtgaatttcagtgttagatattcttatcaagcaaataaacattaggccgtcgatgagtagtaggtccaaccctacatagGCTACTCCACTACGTAGATCCTTACGTTAGCTAGGTCAGAGTTCTTGTTCTACCGTATCGTTAGGCTCTACTACTGTACTAACTAGGCCTATTAAACGGTTACTATAAGCCA from Diadema setosum chromosome 1, eeDiaSeto1, whole genome shotgun sequence includes:
- the LOC140230064 gene encoding alpha-soluble NSF attachment protein-like — its product is MADNEAKGKQFMAEADKKLKSSQGFFGSMFGGTQKQEEACELYQRAANMYKMAKKWQEAGDAFCRAATVSINLDSKHEAATSYVDAGSCYKKVDPKKAISALQQAIEIYTDKGKFTMAAKHYISIAEIFENDLVELDKAIENYEKAADFYKGEDSNSSANKCLLKVAMYSAQQMNYSKACQIYEEVASSALENSLLKYSAKDHFFKAALCHLCIDLQDTQITLQKYEESFPAFADSREYKLLQKLIGALEEQNEDAYTEAVKEYDSISRLDQWLTTILLRIKKSISSEPDMR